In Rhodobacter xanthinilyticus, a single window of DNA contains:
- a CDS encoding acyl-CoA transferase, protein MPTTREYVLAALHARLQPLAALTLRDEVLPERIPTAGLIILRDGQPGEPEVTLSPLRYHYQHRAELEVVVQAGTGRASAFDDLIAAIGAALEADRTLGGLCDWVEPEAPATVDLPVEGAAALKAALITVVLHYTTTGPLA, encoded by the coding sequence ATGCCCACCACCCGCGAATACGTCCTCGCCGCGCTGCACGCGCGGCTGCAGCCGCTTGCCGCCCTCACCCTGCGCGATGAAGTGCTGCCCGAGCGGATCCCCACTGCCGGTCTGATCATCCTGCGCGACGGCCAGCCGGGCGAGCCGGAGGTGACTCTGTCGCCCCTGCGCTATCACTACCAGCACAGGGCCGAGCTGGAGGTAGTCGTCCAGGCGGGCACCGGCCGGGCCAGCGCCTTTGATGACCTGATCGCCGCAATTGGCGCGGCACTTGAGGCGGACCGTACGCTGGGCGGCCTCTGCGACTGGGTCGAACCCGAGGCCCCGGCGACGGTCGACCTGCCCGTCGAGGGCGCGGCGGCCTTGAAGGCGGCGCTGATCACCGTCGTCCTGCATTACACCACGACCGGCCCCCTGGCCTGA
- a CDS encoding DUF2460 domain-containing protein has protein sequence MAFHEVRFPDNISRGARGGPERRTQIVELASGAEERNASWANSRRRYDVAYGIRRADDLAAVVAFFEARNGRLHGFRFKDWADFKSCLPSQSPSPTNQPIGTGNGAATLFQLTKRYSSGAQSWTRAITKPVAGTVTIALNGTPQASGWSVSTATGLVTFTTAPAAGVAVTAGFEFDVPVRFDTDALDVTLDIERLGSITSIPLMEIRT, from the coding sequence ATGGCCTTTCACGAGGTCCGGTTTCCGGACAACATCAGCCGTGGCGCGCGCGGCGGCCCCGAACGCCGCACGCAGATCGTCGAACTGGCAAGCGGGGCCGAGGAGCGCAATGCCAGCTGGGCCAATTCGCGCCGCCGCTATGATGTCGCCTACGGCATCCGCCGCGCTGACGATCTGGCAGCAGTCGTCGCCTTCTTCGAGGCGAGGAATGGCCGCCTCCACGGTTTCCGCTTCAAGGACTGGGCCGATTTCAAGTCCTGCCTGCCATCGCAGTCACCGAGCCCGACCAACCAGCCCATCGGCACCGGCAACGGGGCGGCGACTCTGTTCCAGCTGACCAAGCGCTACAGCTCCGGCGCGCAGTCCTGGACGCGGGCGATCACCAAGCCAGTCGCCGGGACCGTCACCATCGCCCTGAATGGTACGCCGCAAGCCTCCGGCTGGTCGGTCTCGACCGCGACCGGCCTCGTCACCTTCACCACCGCCCCGGCTGCAGGCGTCGCCGTCACTGCGGGATTCGAGTTCGACGTCCCGGTCCGCTTCGATACGGACGCCCTCGACGTCACCCTCGACATCGAACGCCTCGGCTCGATCACCTCGATCCCCCTCATGGAAATCCGCACATGA
- a CDS encoding DUF7697 family protein — MGAALALAQALGVSALITAELLPEIEAVMVRKLNEQMEGRRNG, encoded by the coding sequence ATGGGCGCGGCGCTGGCATTGGCGCAAGCGCTGGGCGTTAGCGCACTGATCACCGCCGAACTGCTGCCCGAGATCGAGGCGGTGATGGTGCGCAAACTCAACGAGCAGATGGAAGGACGCCGGAATGGCTGA
- a CDS encoding baseplate multidomain protein megatron: MATLVLGAVGSAIGGAFGGAILGFSGVAIGGFIGSTIGSVVDSWIVSSLAPAQKIEGQRIDSLRITSATEGAIIPRLYGRMRIGGNIIWATDFREETKTTTQGGGKGGGGGRVQTTEYLYYASFAVALCEGPITGIGRIWADGKPLDMTGITWRWYRGDDTQTADPFIAAKMGASNTPAYRGTAYVVFEELPLSTYGNRLPQLSFEVFRPLADPDTAEGLVKAVTMIPASGEFTYATEAVRKTVGATTTIFGQTTGGTTSTENLNALPDEADIVVALDRLQAMAPAVESVSLVVAWFGNDLRAGNCTIKPGVEVATKVTSPKVWAVNGVSRAEAHLVSRDVEDRPVYGGTPADFAVVQAIREMKARGLRVTFYPFLLMDVPPGNTLPNPYSANAATPGQPSFPWRGRITCSPAAGYAGTADKTAAAATQVASFFGAATPAQFAISGDTVSWTGPSSDWGLRRMILHYAHLCAVAGGVDAFLIGTEMRGLTTIRSSASAYPAVTAFKALAADVKAILGAGTKVGYASDWSEYFGHQPGDGTGDVFFHLDPLWSDANVDFIGIDNYMPLSDWRDGFDHADALQGWPAIHDRGYLQANIAGGEGFDWFYASAADRSAQIRTPITDGSAGKPWVFRYKDLRAWWSNAHFNRPGGVESGTPTAWVPQSKPVWFTELGCPAIDRGTNQPNVFFDPKSSESFTPYFSRGWRDDAIQRAYLEASYLWWGSPANNPVSAIYGGRMVHVPECAAWTWDARPYPFFPELTGVWTDGPNWRLGHWLTGRLGAVSLAALVRHLCLSAGLDEALIDVTGLWGAVEGYVIVALESPRASISTLARQFGFDAIETEGVIRFVMRGRASVATLAIDDLVASREGEAFELTRGQETELPQALKWQVARADEDYDAALVEARRITVDTTRIASESFPMAIPPEEAERRCRRALMEGWIGRESATFRLPPSRLALDPADVIRLAHDGREVEFRLVSVADAEARGIEAVRQDRAAYDLPPGDPRPASLSSPVVFGTPEVVMLDLPQISEDQPAHRPLIAAHASPWPGEIAVFRSASTDGFALLTTFGSRARIGTLAFDFFPGPTSRFDLGNALVVDLLSGTLESVTDVALFGGVNALAVEAAAGVWEIIQAGAAELIAPGRYRLTRLLRGQRGTEYAIGTPAPAGARIVVLDTALSSLPIAEADLGLPWNWRIGPAARAVSDASYAALGFAPSGRGLVPFAPVHVEQPWRTARNTGDLTIRWTRRSRALVADAWEQVEVPLAEDLESYDVQILDGATIKRTLTSSTTSVLYAAAQQTTDWGAPLGPGQTLAIRIFQLSNRLGRGTPAAVTLQF; encoded by the coding sequence ATGGCCACGCTTGTCCTCGGTGCTGTCGGCTCCGCCATAGGCGGGGCCTTTGGCGGCGCGATCCTCGGCTTCTCTGGCGTAGCCATCGGTGGCTTCATCGGCTCCACCATCGGGTCGGTGGTGGACAGCTGGATCGTGTCCTCGCTGGCCCCCGCGCAGAAGATCGAGGGCCAGCGCATCGACAGCTTGCGCATCACCTCGGCTACGGAAGGCGCAATCATCCCGCGCCTCTACGGCCGCATGCGCATCGGCGGCAACATCATCTGGGCGACCGATTTCCGGGAGGAGACGAAGACCACCACGCAAGGCGGCGGCAAGGGCGGGGGCGGCGGCCGGGTGCAGACGACCGAATACCTCTATTATGCGTCCTTCGCGGTCGCCCTCTGCGAGGGGCCAATCACCGGCATCGGCCGCATTTGGGCCGACGGCAAACCACTCGACATGACCGGCATCACCTGGCGCTGGTATCGAGGCGACGATACCCAGACGGCCGATCCCTTCATCGCGGCGAAGATGGGTGCCTCCAATACGCCCGCCTACCGCGGCACCGCCTATGTCGTCTTCGAGGAACTGCCGCTTTCCACCTACGGCAACCGCCTGCCGCAGCTTTCGTTCGAGGTCTTTCGGCCGCTCGCGGATCCCGACACGGCCGAGGGGCTGGTCAAGGCCGTGACGATGATCCCGGCCTCGGGCGAGTTCACCTATGCGACCGAGGCTGTCCGCAAGACAGTCGGGGCCACGACCACCATCTTCGGCCAGACGACCGGCGGCACCACCTCGACCGAGAACCTGAACGCCTTGCCGGATGAAGCCGATATCGTCGTGGCCCTCGATCGGCTGCAGGCCATGGCCCCGGCTGTCGAGAGCGTCAGCCTCGTCGTCGCGTGGTTCGGCAACGACCTGCGCGCGGGCAACTGCACCATCAAGCCCGGCGTGGAGGTGGCGACCAAGGTCACCAGCCCCAAGGTCTGGGCGGTCAACGGGGTCTCCCGCGCTGAAGCCCATCTCGTCAGTCGCGACGTCGAGGATAGGCCAGTCTATGGCGGCACGCCTGCCGACTTTGCCGTGGTGCAGGCGATCCGCGAGATGAAGGCGCGCGGGTTGCGCGTCACCTTCTATCCGTTCCTGCTGATGGATGTGCCGCCCGGCAACACGCTGCCGAACCCATACAGCGCGAATGCCGCCACACCGGGCCAGCCCAGCTTCCCCTGGCGCGGGCGGATCACCTGTTCGCCTGCGGCGGGCTATGCCGGGACCGCGGACAAGACCGCCGCCGCCGCGACGCAGGTCGCCAGCTTCTTCGGCGCGGCCACTCCCGCGCAGTTCGCGATCTCTGGCGACACTGTCAGCTGGACCGGCCCCTCCAGCGACTGGGGCCTGCGGCGGATGATCCTGCACTACGCCCATCTCTGCGCGGTGGCAGGCGGGGTCGATGCCTTCCTGATCGGCACCGAGATGCGCGGGCTGACCACGATCCGCTCCAGCGCCAGCGCCTATCCGGCCGTGACGGCGTTCAAGGCGCTGGCGGCCGATGTGAAGGCAATCCTCGGGGCGGGCACCAAGGTAGGCTACGCCTCGGACTGGTCGGAGTATTTCGGGCACCAGCCCGGCGATGGGACCGGGGATGTGTTCTTCCACCTCGATCCGCTCTGGTCGGACGCGAATGTCGATTTCATCGGCATCGACAACTACATGCCGCTTTCCGACTGGCGCGACGGGTTTGACCACGCCGATGCGCTGCAAGGTTGGCCCGCGATCCATGATCGGGGTTACCTGCAGGCCAACATCGCTGGTGGCGAAGGCTTCGACTGGTTCTATGCCAGCGCAGCCGACCGGTCGGCGCAAATCCGCACGCCGATCACCGATGGATCCGCAGGCAAGCCTTGGGTGTTCCGCTACAAGGATCTGCGCGCCTGGTGGTCGAATGCCCATTTCAACCGGCCGGGCGGGGTCGAAAGCGGCACGCCCACGGCATGGGTGCCGCAGTCGAAGCCCGTGTGGTTCACGGAACTGGGCTGCCCTGCCATCGACCGGGGCACGAACCAGCCGAACGTCTTCTTCGATCCGAAGTCGTCGGAGAGCTTCACCCCGTATTTCTCCCGCGGCTGGCGCGATGATGCGATCCAGCGCGCCTATCTGGAGGCCAGTTACCTGTGGTGGGGATCCCCCGCCAACAATCCGGTGTCCGCGATCTACGGCGGCCGGATGGTCCATGTCCCCGAATGCGCCGCCTGGACCTGGGATGCGCGACCCTATCCCTTCTTCCCCGAACTGACCGGCGTCTGGACCGATGGCCCGAACTGGCGGCTCGGGCACTGGCTGACCGGGCGGCTCGGTGCGGTGTCGTTGGCTGCCCTTGTGCGTCATCTCTGCCTGAGCGCTGGGCTTGATGAGGCGTTGATTGACGTCACCGGCCTCTGGGGCGCGGTCGAGGGCTATGTGATCGTCGCGCTGGAAAGCCCCCGCGCGTCGATTTCCACGCTGGCCCGGCAATTCGGCTTCGATGCCATCGAGACCGAAGGCGTGATCCGTTTTGTCATGCGCGGCCGCGCCTCGGTCGCCACACTGGCCATCGACGATCTGGTGGCCAGTCGTGAGGGTGAGGCTTTTGAGCTGACCCGTGGTCAGGAGACCGAACTGCCTCAGGCGCTGAAGTGGCAGGTCGCGCGCGCGGACGAGGATTATGACGCCGCGCTGGTGGAAGCGCGGCGGATCACCGTCGACACCACCCGCATCGCCTCCGAGTCCTTCCCCATGGCGATCCCGCCCGAGGAAGCCGAACGCCGCTGCCGCCGCGCACTGATGGAAGGCTGGATCGGACGCGAGAGCGCGACCTTCCGCCTGCCGCCCTCGCGGCTGGCGCTGGACCCGGCCGACGTGATCCGGCTGGCGCATGACGGCCGCGAGGTCGAGTTCCGCCTGGTCTCCGTCGCCGATGCCGAGGCGCGCGGGATCGAGGCTGTCCGCCAGGACCGCGCCGCCTACGATCTGCCGCCCGGGGATCCCCGGCCCGCCTCGCTCTCCAGCCCCGTCGTCTTTGGCACGCCCGAGGTGGTGATGCTGGACCTGCCGCAGATCAGCGAAGACCAGCCCGCACATCGGCCGCTGATCGCGGCCCATGCCAGTCCCTGGCCGGGCGAGATCGCCGTGTTCCGCAGCGCCTCCACGGATGGCTTCGCGTTGCTGACGACCTTCGGTAGTCGGGCGCGGATCGGCACGCTGGCCTTCGACTTCTTTCCGGGGCCGACCTCGCGCTTCGATCTGGGCAACGCGCTGGTCGTCGATCTGCTGTCCGGAACGCTGGAGAGCGTGACGGACGTTGCGCTGTTCGGCGGGGTCAATGCGCTGGCGGTCGAGGCGGCAGCAGGGGTGTGGGAGATCATCCAGGCAGGCGCGGCTGAACTCATCGCCCCCGGCCGCTATCGCCTGACCCGCCTGCTGCGTGGCCAGCGCGGGACGGAATACGCGATAGGCACCCCGGCACCGGCTGGGGCGCGGATTGTGGTCCTGGACACCGCGCTGTCATCGCTGCCCATCGCCGAAGCCGACCTCGGTCTGCCTTGGAACTGGCGCATCGGCCCTGCGGCACGGGCCGTCAGTGACGCAAGCTATGCCGCGCTGGGCTTCGCCCCCTCCGGCCGGGGGCTTGTCCCCTTCGCGCCGGTGCATGTCGAACAGCCGTGGCGAACGGCCCGCAACACGGGCGATCTGACCATCCGCTGGACACGGCGGTCCCGCGCGCTGGTCGCCGATGCCTGGGAGCAGGTCGAGGTACCCTTGGCAGAGGACCTGGAAAGCTACGACGTCCAGATCCTCGACGGGGCTACGATCAAGCGCACTCTGACCAGCAGCACGACCTCCGTCCTCTACGCCGCCGCCCAGCAGACCACTGATTGGGGCGCGCCGCTCGGGCCGGGGCAGACGCTGGCCATCCGCATCTTCCAGCTCTCGAACCGCCTCGGCCGCGGCACGCCCGCCGCGGTCACGCTGCAATTCTGA
- a CDS encoding phage tail tube protein yields the protein MARAHGARAQMALAFETVYGTPPASGYRLMPFARTTLGAEQPLLNSELLGYGRDPLAPIKDAVTADGEVVVPIDVEAFGFWLKAAFGAPTTTGTTPKTHTFQSGNWTLPSMAIEVAMPEVPRFAMYAGCVMDQLSWQMNRSGLLTATARLIAQGEAIAAATAAGTPTALGLQRFGHFNGVVKRNGSALGNVVSAEITYANGLDRIETIRNDGKIEGADPGMAALTGRIEVRFADSALVTQAIDGTPCELEFAYSLGANASFTFTAHAVYLPVPRIEIPGPQGIQATFDWQAAKATSPARMCTAVLVNTVTGY from the coding sequence ATGGCACGCGCACACGGCGCGCGGGCGCAGATGGCGCTTGCGTTTGAGACGGTTTACGGCACCCCGCCCGCCAGCGGCTATCGGCTGATGCCCTTCGCCCGCACCACGCTGGGCGCGGAGCAGCCACTCCTGAACAGCGAACTGCTCGGCTACGGCCGCGATCCCTTGGCCCCGATCAAGGACGCCGTCACCGCCGATGGCGAGGTGGTGGTGCCGATCGATGTGGAGGCCTTCGGCTTCTGGCTGAAGGCCGCCTTCGGCGCGCCGACCACGACAGGGACCACGCCCAAAACCCACACCTTCCAGTCGGGCAACTGGACCCTGCCCTCGATGGCCATCGAAGTGGCCATGCCCGAGGTGCCGCGGTTCGCGATGTACGCTGGTTGCGTGATGGACCAGTTGTCCTGGCAGATGAACCGCTCGGGCCTGCTGACCGCCACGGCACGCTTGATCGCGCAGGGCGAGGCCATCGCGGCCGCCACCGCCGCTGGCACGCCGACCGCGCTCGGCCTTCAGCGCTTCGGCCATTTCAACGGCGTGGTAAAGCGCAACGGCTCCGCCTTGGGCAACGTCGTCTCGGCCGAGATCACCTATGCCAACGGTCTCGACCGGATCGAGACCATCCGCAACGACGGCAAGATCGAGGGTGCGGATCCGGGCATGGCCGCGCTGACCGGCCGGATCGAGGTGCGCTTCGCCGATAGCGCCCTCGTCACGCAGGCCATCGACGGCACGCCCTGCGAGCTCGAGTTCGCCTACAGCCTCGGGGCGAACGCCAGCTTCACCTTCACGGCCCACGCCGTCTACCTGCCGGTCCCGCGGATCGAAATCCCCGGGCCGCAGGGCATCCAGGCGACCTTCGACTGGCAGGCCGCCAAGGCCACCAGCCCCGCCCGCATGTGCACCGCCGTCCTCGTCAACACCGTCACGGGATACTGA
- a CDS encoding phage tail tape measure C-terminal domain-containing protein, whose product MAEKKVSVRLVAEGGRRVRAELEGVGDAGARGFGRLSREMELANTRLAAFARRAGLALGAAAAAATASLGLIVRSTAESAAQIRQFAQVANATPEALQRWSAGARTVGIEQEKLADILKDMNDRVGDFLQTGGGPMADFFENVAPRMGVTADQFARLSGPEALQLYVDTLERAGLSQQEMTFYLEAMASDATRLIPLLRNGGAEMARLGDQASDLGAVLDGDALEALRRTQLALGTVSLAFDGLRNRIAVAIAPSIEALANVFVTLASDGGILRSAIDGLIGNLGRLASYAATFAAVMAGRWVAGLAAAALSLRGLATALVFLRGALIRTGIGALIVGAGELVYQFSQLVARLRGVGEAFRLLGDLAREVWSRIALSLDAALARMAAGWEGLKAAGLSALEGTIAGVVSFGDRTAAIFQGAYDAAVAIWGSLPAAIGDFAFQAANGLISGVEAMLNGVVTRINSFIETLNAALALLPEWATGEGGVRIGILDPVELGRIGNPFEGAAAGAAAADAFSAALSRTYLDPPDLGLGAMADDAFARADGYREAAGMLADAAGRPLASWQALKDAVTGTGTEAETALADAAASADALTTGLNDTATAAEGAGGAARDAGAAAAEGADTALSGWQAVTAALADYAAKARDIGGDIGSALVGAFQSAENAIGDFVKTGKLDFRDLVTSMIADLAKLAARRFILGPIANALSGALGGAGGIFANILHAGGMVGAPGPGRMVPALAFAGAPRMHNGGWAGLRPDEVPAILQRGERVLSRREASGYGQAGTSTVNVTINARDAESFRQSRTQVASDIARAVSLGRRGM is encoded by the coding sequence ATGGCTGAGAAGAAGGTCTCCGTCCGCCTCGTGGCGGAGGGCGGACGCCGCGTGCGCGCGGAACTGGAGGGCGTGGGCGACGCCGGTGCCCGCGGCTTCGGCCGCCTGTCACGCGAGATGGAACTGGCGAACACTCGGCTTGCGGCCTTTGCGCGCCGGGCCGGTCTTGCCCTCGGGGCCGCAGCCGCAGCGGCGACAGCCTCGCTCGGCCTGATCGTCCGCTCCACCGCCGAGAGTGCCGCGCAGATCCGTCAATTCGCGCAGGTCGCCAATGCGACGCCCGAGGCGCTGCAACGCTGGTCGGCCGGGGCTCGGACGGTCGGGATCGAGCAGGAGAAGCTGGCCGATATCCTGAAGGACATGAACGACCGGGTCGGTGATTTCCTGCAGACCGGAGGCGGGCCGATGGCGGATTTCTTCGAGAACGTGGCCCCGCGCATGGGCGTCACGGCCGACCAGTTCGCCCGCCTTTCCGGCCCCGAGGCGCTTCAGCTTTACGTCGACACGCTGGAACGGGCCGGGCTCAGCCAGCAGGAGATGACCTTTTATCTGGAGGCCATGGCCTCGGACGCGACGCGATTGATCCCCCTCCTGCGGAACGGCGGCGCCGAGATGGCCCGACTTGGGGATCAGGCATCCGATCTCGGCGCAGTGCTGGACGGCGATGCGCTGGAAGCCCTGCGTCGCACCCAACTCGCTCTGGGCACCGTATCCCTCGCGTTCGATGGCCTCCGGAACCGCATCGCCGTGGCCATCGCTCCGTCCATCGAGGCGTTGGCGAACGTGTTCGTGACCCTTGCCTCGGATGGCGGGATCCTTCGCTCGGCTATCGACGGACTGATCGGCAACCTCGGTCGTCTCGCCTCCTACGCCGCGACCTTCGCTGCCGTCATGGCCGGGCGCTGGGTGGCGGGCCTTGCCGCTGCGGCCCTCTCCTTGCGCGGACTTGCAACGGCCTTGGTCTTCCTGCGTGGCGCCCTCATCCGGACCGGCATCGGCGCGCTGATCGTCGGCGCAGGCGAGCTGGTCTATCAGTTCTCGCAGCTTGTCGCCCGGCTCCGTGGCGTGGGCGAGGCCTTCCGGCTGCTCGGCGATCTGGCTCGCGAGGTCTGGTCGCGCATCGCTCTGTCGCTGGATGCGGCCCTCGCGCGGATGGCCGCTGGATGGGAGGGGCTGAAGGCGGCCGGTCTTTCGGCGCTGGAAGGCACTATCGCAGGCGTGGTCAGCTTCGGCGACCGGACAGCCGCGATCTTCCAGGGGGCCTATGACGCGGCGGTCGCAATCTGGGGCAGTCTGCCCGCGGCCATTGGCGACTTTGCCTTCCAGGCGGCGAACGGGCTGATCTCGGGCGTCGAGGCGATGCTGAACGGCGTCGTCACCCGCATCAACAGCTTCATCGAGACCCTGAACGCGGCACTCGCGCTTCTGCCCGAATGGGCTACCGGCGAAGGTGGCGTGCGGATCGGCATCCTCGATCCGGTGGAACTCGGCCGCATCGGCAACCCCTTCGAGGGCGCGGCTGCGGGCGCTGCCGCTGCAGACGCCTTTTCGGCTGCGCTGTCCCGCACCTACCTCGACCCGCCCGATCTCGGTCTCGGCGCGATGGCCGATGACGCCTTCGCTCGGGCCGACGGGTACCGCGAAGCGGCAGGCATGCTCGCAGATGCTGCCGGTCGGCCACTCGCCAGCTGGCAGGCCCTGAAGGATGCCGTCACCGGCACGGGGACCGAGGCAGAGACCGCGCTGGCAGATGCCGCCGCCTCGGCCGATGCCTTGACCACGGGGCTGAACGACACCGCCACCGCCGCCGAGGGCGCAGGCGGTGCCGCGCGCGACGCCGGGGCGGCTGCCGCCGAAGGCGCGGACACGGCCCTTTCCGGCTGGCAAGCCGTCACCGCCGCACTCGCCGACTACGCCGCGAAGGCGCGCGACATCGGCGGGGATATTGGCAGCGCGCTGGTCGGGGCCTTCCAGAGCGCGGAGAACGCCATCGGCGACTTCGTGAAGACCGGCAAGCTCGACTTCCGCGATCTGGTCACGTCGATGATCGCCGATCTCGCCAAGCTCGCCGCCCGGCGCTTCATCCTCGGCCCCATCGCCAATGCCCTTTCCGGCGCGCTGGGCGGAGCGGGCGGGATCTTCGCCAACATCCTGCATGCGGGCGGGATGGTCGGCGCCCCCGGTCCCGGCCGGATGGTCCCGGCATTGGCTTTTGCCGGTGCGCCGCGCATGCACAATGGCGGCTGGGCTGGGCTGCGGCCCGACGAGGTGCCAGCGATCCTGCAACGCGGGGAGCGGGTCCTCTCGCGCAGGGAAGCCTCGGGCTACGGCCAGGCGGGCACCTCGACCGTCAACGTCACGATCAACGCCCGGGATGCTGAGAGTTTCCGCCAGTCCCGCACGCAGGTCGCCAGCGACATCGCCCGCGCTGTGTCGTTGGGCCGGAGGGGGATGTGA
- a CDS encoding DUF2163 domain-containing protein, giving the protein MKSMNPVLQAHLDDGTTTLSWCWRITRADGVTFGFTDHDRTLSFDGTEFEPESGLTASEVRSGSDLSVDAQDAQGVLSSDRITETDILDGQWDNAAVEVWRVNWSAPSQRVLLRRGAIGQIRRGRLAFVAEVRSLAHFLSQTVGRTFQASCDAALGDARCGVNLDAPAFKGTGAVIDVLRDRAFTASGLGTFAAGWFGFGLVEWTSGANAGRRVEVLSHDLVDGVAILTLLEAPVRPITATDAFVVRAGCDKRIATCGTKFANVANFRGFPHIPGQDAVLRYATKDGGHEGAVL; this is encoded by the coding sequence ATGAAGTCCATGAACCCCGTGCTTCAAGCCCATCTCGACGACGGTACCACCACCCTGTCCTGGTGCTGGCGCATCACCCGCGCCGATGGCGTGACCTTCGGCTTCACGGACCACGACCGGACGCTGTCGTTTGACGGCACCGAGTTTGAACCGGAAAGTGGGTTGACCGCCTCCGAAGTCCGATCTGGCTCCGACCTCTCCGTGGACGCGCAGGACGCGCAAGGCGTGCTGTCGTCGGACCGGATCACCGAGACCGACATCCTCGATGGCCAATGGGATAATGCAGCGGTCGAGGTCTGGCGGGTGAACTGGTCGGCCCCTTCGCAGCGCGTGCTGCTGCGTCGCGGGGCCATCGGCCAGATCAGGCGCGGGCGGCTGGCCTTCGTGGCAGAGGTGCGGTCGCTGGCCCATTTCCTCAGCCAGACGGTCGGGCGGACGTTTCAGGCGAGTTGCGACGCCGCGCTGGGAGATGCGCGCTGCGGCGTGAACCTTGACGCCCCGGCCTTCAAGGGGACCGGCGCAGTGATCGATGTGCTGCGGGACCGGGCGTTCACCGCTTCCGGCCTTGGCACCTTTGCTGCGGGCTGGTTCGGCTTCGGGCTTGTCGAATGGACCAGCGGCGCGAATGCCGGGCGGCGGGTCGAGGTGCTGTCGCATGACCTCGTCGATGGCGTTGCGATCCTGACCCTGCTGGAAGCGCCAGTGCGGCCGATCACGGCCACGGATGCCTTCGTGGTGCGGGCGGGCTGCGACAAGCGGATCGCGACCTGCGGGACGAAGTTCGCCAATGTCGCAAACTTCCGGGGCTTCCCGCACATCCCGGGCCAGGACGCGGTCCTGCGCTACGCCACCAAGGACGGCGGCCATGAGGGGGCGGTGCTGTGA
- a CDS encoding NlpC/P60 family protein, which yields MKTADPALVIAVARSWLGTPYHDQASLRGVGCDCLGLARGVWREVIGPEPFPIPPYSRDWGETGPREVLAEGARRMMPEITPADAPPGALVLFRIMPRAIAKHVGILTGPDTFLHAYERLGVIEEPLTPTWARKIAFAFLFPAL from the coding sequence GTGAAGACCGCCGATCCCGCTCTTGTCATCGCCGTTGCGCGGTCATGGCTAGGCACGCCCTATCACGACCAGGCCAGCCTGCGCGGGGTCGGCTGCGATTGCCTCGGCCTCGCGCGTGGCGTCTGGCGCGAGGTGATCGGGCCGGAGCCGTTCCCGATCCCGCCCTACAGTCGGGACTGGGGCGAGACCGGGCCCAGGGAAGTGCTGGCAGAGGGCGCACGCCGCATGATGCCGGAGATAACACCGGCCGACGCCCCACCCGGCGCGCTGGTCCTGTTCCGCATAATGCCCCGCGCCATCGCCAAGCATGTGGGCATCCTCACCGGGCCCGACACCTTCCTTCACGCCTACGAACGCCTCGGCGTGATCGAGGAACCGCTGACACCGACTTGGGCGCGCAAGATCGCCTTCGCCTTCCTGTTCCCCGCACTCTGA
- a CDS encoding DUF6441 family protein translates to MKLKLTIDPDIVAIMQAEIAAGQRAVTTAMREAGAGLKSAWRSQITRAGLGTRLGNSIRLATYPRGSESLNAAALVWSNAPVIVGAHDAGPLIRSRNGFWLAIPTPAAGKSTRGGRITPGEWERRSGLRLRFIYRRRGPSLLVAEGRLNSKGRAVASRAKTGRGLTTVPIFLLVPQVKLRKRLDLARDAERAIDGVPGRIVAGWRE, encoded by the coding sequence ATGAAACTGAAGCTCACCATCGATCCTGACATCGTTGCGATAATGCAGGCGGAAATCGCTGCGGGCCAGAGGGCGGTCACCACCGCCATGCGCGAGGCAGGCGCGGGCCTCAAATCCGCCTGGCGCAGCCAGATCACCCGCGCGGGGCTGGGCACACGGCTTGGCAACTCGATCCGGCTGGCCACCTATCCCAGGGGCAGCGAGAGCCTGAACGCCGCGGCGCTGGTCTGGTCGAACGCCCCGGTGATCGTCGGCGCGCACGACGCCGGACCACTGATCCGGTCGCGCAACGGCTTCTGGCTGGCAATCCCAACCCCGGCGGCGGGGAAAAGCACCCGCGGTGGTCGCATCACCCCCGGCGAATGGGAACGCCGCTCGGGGCTACGTTTGCGGTTCATCTATCGCCGCCGGGGCCCAAGCCTCCTGGTGGCCGAGGGGCGGCTGAACAGCAAGGGCCGCGCTGTGGCGTCAAGAGCTAAGACAGGCCGCGGGCTGACCACCGTGCCGATCTTCCTTCTGGTGCCGCAGGTCAAGCTGCGCAAGCGGCTCGATCTGGCGCGGGATGCCGAGAGGGCCATCGACGGCGTACCGGGGCGGATCGTGGCGGGGTGGCGCGAATGA